A stretch of Desulfobacter hydrogenophilus DNA encodes these proteins:
- a CDS encoding 3-hydroxybutyryl-CoA dehydrogenase — MKKICVIGAGTMGAGIAQVFAVNGYMVVLRDIEQEFVNKGISIISKNLSRMASKGKLEEVMIQPILSRIIGTTDPADAQDCDLVVEAAVENMKIKKQIFSELDNICKPSTILATNTSSLSIAEVATATKRPDKVIGMHFFNPAPVMALIEIIKGVATSDETFDAVKALSLDLGKQPVQVDEAPGFVVNRILIPMINEAAAIYAEGVASAQDIDTAMKLGANHPIGPLALGDLVGLDVCLAIMDVLYEEFKDSKYRATPLLRKYVRAGWLGRKSGKGFFDY; from the coding sequence ATGAAAAAAATATGTGTAATCGGTGCGGGCACCATGGGTGCCGGAATCGCCCAGGTTTTTGCCGTCAATGGCTATATGGTGGTGTTGCGGGATATTGAACAAGAGTTTGTTAACAAGGGCATTTCGATCATTTCTAAAAATTTGAGTCGCATGGCATCCAAGGGTAAATTGGAAGAGGTCATGATTCAGCCCATTCTTTCCCGGATTATAGGCACCACAGATCCAGCAGATGCCCAGGATTGCGATCTTGTGGTGGAAGCTGCCGTGGAAAATATGAAGATCAAAAAGCAGATTTTCAGTGAACTTGACAATATCTGCAAACCGTCAACCATTTTGGCCACCAACACCTCTTCCCTTTCCATTGCCGAGGTGGCCACGGCCACAAAACGTCCGGATAAGGTGATCGGCATGCACTTTTTTAACCCGGCACCTGTTATGGCCCTAATAGAGATCATCAAAGGGGTTGCCACATCTGACGAGACATTTGACGCTGTAAAGGCATTGTCCCTGGATCTTGGCAAGCAGCCGGTACAGGTGGATGAAGCACCGGGGTTTGTGGTGAACCGAATATTGATTCCCATGATCAACGAAGCTGCCGCCATCTATGCCGAAGGCGTTGCCAGCGCTCAAGATATTGATACGGCTATGAAACTGGGCGCCAACCATCCCATAGGTCCCCTTGCCTTGGGCGATCTGGTCGGATTGGACGTCTGTCTGGCCATCATGGATGTCCTTTATGAAGAGTTTAAGGATTCCAAGTACAGGGCCACGCCGCTGCTGCGAAAATATGTCCGGGCCGGTTGGCTTGGTCGAAAAAGTGGCAAAGGATTTTTTGACTATTAA
- a CDS encoding thiolase family protein, which produces MKDVVIVSGARTAIGSFGGVLKTVSSVDLGAIVIRTAMERAGLRPEVSEEMLAFAPDKLRDRGKTDLEEAYGNWNTDATPIAVDEVIMGNVLQAGQGQSPGRQAMIRAGVPKETYGFTVNKICGSGLKSIAIGASSIMSGQADVVIAGGQESMSNAPMAMTRARWGYRMEVSGKGDIYDLMVYDGLFEIFNGYHMGVTAENIAELYNISRHDQDKLSCMSHARARAAIENGTFKEEIVPVTTRNRKAEVIVDTDERPMETSMEKMAKMKPVFKKDGSVTAGNASGINDGGAAVVMMSADKAKELGLTPYVKIKGFATGGVDPAYMGLGPIPAVRRVLKSTGMSINDMDIIELNEAFASQALGCMMELDIDPEFANQLGSGISLGHPIGCTGARQMVTLIHEMKRKGYGTGLVSMCIGGGMGMAMVVENIIK; this is translated from the coding sequence ATGAAAGATGTAGTGATTGTCAGCGGTGCCCGAACTGCCATCGGCAGTTTTGGCGGGGTGTTAAAAACAGTTTCATCCGTCGACCTGGGCGCTATTGTGATCCGGACCGCCATGGAAAGGGCGGGGCTTCGGCCCGAAGTCAGTGAAGAGATGTTGGCCTTTGCACCGGATAAACTGAGAGACCGGGGTAAGACCGATCTGGAAGAAGCTTACGGAAACTGGAATACCGATGCCACACCCATTGCTGTGGACGAAGTGATTATGGGCAATGTCTTGCAGGCAGGCCAGGGCCAAAGTCCCGGCAGGCAGGCTATGATCCGGGCGGGTGTACCCAAGGAAACCTATGGTTTTACGGTGAATAAAATATGCGGATCAGGGCTTAAGTCCATTGCCATTGGGGCTTCATCCATCATGAGCGGGCAGGCCGATGTGGTGATTGCCGGCGGTCAGGAAAGTATGAGTAACGCGCCCATGGCCATGACGCGTGCCCGGTGGGGATACCGCATGGAGGTCTCCGGAAAAGGGGATATCTATGACCTGATGGTGTATGACGGCCTCTTTGAAATTTTCAACGGGTATCACATGGGCGTGACGGCTGAGAACATTGCGGAACTTTATAATATTTCCCGGCATGATCAGGATAAGCTGTCCTGCATGAGCCATGCAAGGGCACGGGCTGCCATTGAAAACGGTACGTTTAAAGAAGAGATCGTGCCGGTGACCACCCGTAACCGCAAGGCCGAGGTGATTGTCGATACGGATGAACGGCCCATGGAAACCTCCATGGAAAAGATGGCCAAGATGAAACCCGTGTTCAAAAAGGACGGTTCCGTTACGGCGGGCAATGCATCGGGGATTAATGATGGTGGTGCCGCCGTGGTCATGATGAGCGCAGATAAGGCCAAAGAACTTGGGCTGACGCCCTATGTCAAGATTAAAGGGTTTGCCACAGGCGGCGTGGATCCGGCGTATATGGGGCTGGGGCCGATTCCTGCGGTGCGTCGGGTGTTGAAGTCCACGGGTATGTCCATAAACGACATGGATATCATTGAACTGAACGAGGCGTTTGCGTCCCAGGCTTTGGGGTGCATGATGGAGCTGGACATTGATCCTGAATTTGCCAATCAGCTGGGCAGCGGCATCTCCCTGGGCCACCCCATCGGGTGCACCGGGGCCCGGCAGATGGTTACTCTGATCCATGAGATGAAGCGCAAAGGCTATGGCACAGGACTTGTGTCCATGTGTATTGGCGGGGGTATGGGGATGGCCATGGTTGTGGAAAATATAATTAAATAA
- a CDS encoding fibronectin type III domain-containing protein, giving the protein MKIKKGTGQDSRFEIYTPSSISAARGTRFRVSVDGEDVTRTEVLDGVVGVTGRGKEVVLDPGEGTWVKRGRSPVAPETLLLPPALKALAPLYQRLPVQFDLDPVEKAVSCRVILAKDPDMKDVVKEDVVKRGDPVPQAMLLDSRYYCQVLSINAAGLEGIPSRAVPFEVRINPLPPFIQRPLDGSEVKTDSVELEWLKVGDAASYQVQVSRQPDFKDFYKRVDGIKSNGQSIDLDGYGDYYFRVRSIAGDGFEGLWSDRVHFSFVAPPKSPSAEAPTMDEDSISLRWQDLGPGMSYQFQMAKDPVFTQLLIDKNTKQANITFDKPEDGGTYFVRIKAIDAEGYEGEFSPAQTFEIEKFPYIEAGVIATWLLGALLIIL; this is encoded by the coding sequence ATGAAAATAAAAAAAGGCACGGGCCAGGACTCCCGGTTTGAAATTTATACACCTTCGTCTATTTCTGCTGCCCGGGGAACCCGGTTCAGGGTTTCCGTTGACGGGGAAGACGTTACCCGGACCGAGGTTCTGGATGGGGTGGTTGGGGTAACTGGCCGTGGAAAAGAGGTGGTCCTGGACCCGGGAGAGGGCACATGGGTCAAACGAGGAAGGAGCCCTGTGGCACCTGAAACCTTGCTGTTGCCGCCTGCTTTGAAAGCGTTGGCCCCCCTTTACCAGCGCCTGCCGGTTCAATTCGACCTGGACCCGGTTGAAAAGGCCGTGTCCTGCCGGGTCATTTTGGCAAAGGATCCGGATATGAAAGATGTCGTAAAAGAGGATGTTGTAAAACGGGGGGATCCGGTTCCCCAGGCCATGTTGTTAGACAGCAGGTATTATTGCCAAGTCCTGAGCATTAACGCGGCCGGCCTTGAAGGGATTCCTTCCCGGGCCGTACCTTTTGAAGTCAGGATCAACCCGTTGCCGCCTTTTATTCAACGGCCCCTGGACGGTAGTGAAGTAAAAACGGATTCTGTTGAACTGGAGTGGTTAAAAGTCGGTGACGCGGCGTCATACCAGGTTCAGGTATCCCGGCAGCCCGATTTTAAGGATTTTTACAAACGGGTTGACGGCATAAAATCAAATGGCCAGTCCATTGATCTGGACGGCTACGGAGATTATTATTTCAGGGTCCGGTCCATTGCCGGGGACGGGTTTGAGGGGCTTTGGTCCGATAGGGTACACTTTTCTTTTGTTGCGCCTCCAAAATCACCTTCCGCAGAGGCGCCCACAATGGATGAGGACTCTATTTCACTCCGCTGGCAGGACCTTGGCCCGGGCATGAGCTATCAGTTTCAAATGGCAAAAGACCCCGTTTTCACACAACTTCTTATTGATAAAAACACGAAACAAGCTAACATCACCTTTGACAAACCTGAAGACGGCGGAACCTATTTTGTACGGATCAAAGCCATTGATGCGGAAGGCTATGAAGGTGAATTTTCCCCTGCTCAGACCTTTGAAATTGAAAAGTTTCCATATATAGAAGCAGGGGTCATTGCCACATGGCTGCTGGGGGCATTGTTAATTATTTTATAG
- a CDS encoding acyl-CoA dehydrogenase gives MAQLIADRRDVDFVLHEQLGVDKLSKDERFAEFKKKTVDLIVNEARNLAIKEILPLQTISDEGCSFNAGEVKVPEAFHRVYEAYNEGEWLGMTDDPEWGGQGMPHTVAMAANEYFYGACNSFMLYNMLTHGAAKLVEKFGTDEQKRIYLKNMLSGKWSGTMLLTEPDAGSDLAAVAATAKPNGDGTYSLSGNKIFISGGEHDMVENIVHPVLARIEGAPEGIAGISLFLAPKFRVTADGSPGEFNDVVCTGIEHKMGLHGNATCSLTLGGKTGCIGTLLGQENKGVAAMFEMMNEARQMVGLQGFANASASYIYSLNYARDRIQSRELKAPAGSKPVSIIRHPDVKRQLITMKAYVEGLRSLNYFCGMCHDLVAVSTDADQKTHYEYLLEVLTPIIKGYGTDKSFEVCNQGIQIYGGYGFIEEFPVSQLLRDSRIFMLYEGTNGIQSIDLLGRKLSMKKGAAFNAFLEEIKKTFALAKAADGLDDLTARLEGFFNTYSEVAAELQAQSRSDEFLTAYAFSYPFMEVTGDLVMAWMLLWRAAIATANKGKKKKDNMFYDGQIKTARFFINQILGTTAGKLDALKAFDNAVVEMDEAAFGSK, from the coding sequence ATGGCACAATTGATTGCAGATCGAAGGGATGTGGATTTCGTATTACATGAACAACTGGGCGTGGACAAATTAAGCAAGGATGAACGTTTTGCCGAGTTTAAGAAAAAGACCGTTGATTTAATCGTAAACGAAGCCAGAAATCTTGCAATTAAAGAGATCCTGCCCCTTCAAACGATAAGCGACGAAGGCTGCTCTTTTAATGCCGGTGAAGTAAAAGTACCCGAGGCCTTTCATCGTGTCTATGAAGCGTATAATGAAGGCGAATGGCTGGGAATGACCGATGATCCCGAATGGGGCGGGCAGGGGATGCCGCATACCGTTGCCATGGCCGCCAATGAGTATTTTTACGGGGCTTGTAATTCCTTTATGCTTTATAACATGCTCACCCATGGCGCGGCCAAACTTGTGGAGAAGTTTGGCACGGATGAGCAAAAGCGAATCTACCTTAAAAATATGCTGTCGGGAAAATGGTCCGGCACCATGCTTTTGACAGAGCCTGATGCAGGCTCTGACCTTGCCGCAGTAGCGGCTACGGCCAAGCCAAACGGGGACGGAACCTATTCTTTGTCCGGCAACAAAATTTTCATCTCCGGCGGTGAACACGACATGGTGGAAAATATCGTCCATCCGGTTCTGGCCAGAATCGAAGGCGCGCCCGAAGGTATTGCAGGCATTTCCCTGTTTCTGGCACCTAAATTCAGGGTGACCGCAGATGGTAGCCCGGGAGAATTCAACGATGTGGTCTGTACCGGCATTGAGCATAAAATGGGCCTGCATGGCAATGCCACCTGTTCTCTGACTCTGGGGGGTAAAACCGGGTGTATCGGCACACTTTTGGGCCAGGAAAACAAAGGCGTTGCCGCCATGTTCGAGATGATGAACGAAGCCCGCCAGATGGTGGGACTCCAGGGGTTTGCCAACGCGTCGGCCTCATATATATATTCCCTTAATTATGCCCGGGACCGGATTCAGTCCCGGGAACTCAAAGCCCCGGCCGGTTCAAAACCGGTGTCCATCATCCGGCATCCTGATGTAAAACGTCAGTTGATTACCATGAAAGCCTATGTGGAAGGGTTGCGCAGCCTCAACTATTTCTGCGGTATGTGTCACGACCTGGTTGCCGTGTCCACAGATGCGGATCAGAAAACCCATTATGAATATCTACTGGAAGTCCTGACACCCATTATTAAAGGGTATGGCACGGACAAATCCTTTGAGGTGTGCAACCAGGGCATTCAGATTTACGGCGGATACGGTTTTATTGAGGAGTTCCCTGTGTCCCAGCTGCTGAGGGATTCCAGGATCTTCATGTTATACGAGGGAACCAACGGCATCCAGTCCATTGATCTTTTGGGCCGGAAACTTTCCATGAAAAAAGGCGCGGCCTTCAACGCCTTTCTGGAGGAAATCAAGAAAACCTTTGCCCTTGCCAAAGCAGCGGACGGTCTTGACGATCTCACCGCCCGGCTGGAAGGTTTTTTCAATACCTACTCGGAGGTGGCTGCCGAACTGCAGGCCCAATCCAGGTCCGATGAATTTTTGACGGCCTATGCTTTTTCATACCCCTTCATGGAGGTCACAGGCGACCTTGTCATGGCCTGGATGCTTTTATGGCGGGCCGCAATTGCCACAGCCAACAAGGGCAAAAAGAAAAAAGACAACATGTTCTACGACGGACAGATCAAAACCGCCCGGTTTTTTATCAACCAGATCCTTGGGACGACCGCAGGAAAATTGGACGCGCTTAAAGCGTTTGACAATGCAGTGGTTGAGATGGATGAGGCAGCCTTTGGAAGCAAGTAG
- a CDS encoding hydrogenase small subunit: METNSSKKFYEVLESKGVSRRDFLKYCTALTATMGLSYSLVGQVAAKIEKAAAIRPPVVWLHFSECTGCSEAFLRTPDVGGIILETISVEYHETLMAAAGEQAEKSLHDAVEKYKGKFLCIVEGAVGTSYNGSYGKVSGKTFLEIAREVIPKAAATICVGSCSAYGGIAAAAPNPGGYKGVKDAIGIDTINLPGCPFNPLNLLGTILKYLDNEKIELDDYGRPLFAYGETVHDNCPRLEHYENDEFVEEFGSKEAELGYCLYKMGCKGPETYNNCPTAKFNDATSFPIQAGHPCIGCSEPGFWDEMTPFYEEM, translated from the coding sequence ATGGAAACAAATTCCAGCAAGAAATTTTATGAAGTATTAGAATCAAAAGGGGTCTCAAGAAGAGATTTTCTCAAGTACTGCACGGCCCTGACTGCGACCATGGGCTTGTCATACTCCCTTGTGGGACAGGTGGCCGCGAAGATTGAAAAAGCAGCTGCGATACGTCCCCCGGTGGTGTGGCTACATTTTTCTGAATGTACCGGATGTTCGGAAGCATTTTTAAGGACCCCGGATGTGGGTGGCATCATCCTGGAAACCATTTCCGTAGAATACCATGAAACCCTTATGGCTGCGGCTGGTGAGCAGGCAGAAAAAAGCCTGCACGATGCTGTTGAGAAGTACAAAGGCAAATTTCTCTGTATTGTGGAAGGTGCCGTTGGAACCAGTTACAACGGTTCATACGGCAAGGTTTCCGGAAAAACATTCCTTGAAATTGCCCGGGAAGTCATCCCCAAAGCTGCCGCAACCATCTGTGTGGGGAGTTGCTCCGCATACGGCGGTATAGCTGCTGCTGCTCCCAATCCCGGCGGGTATAAAGGCGTAAAAGATGCCATCGGCATTGATACCATTAACCTGCCCGGTTGTCCTTTCAATCCCTTAAATTTGCTTGGTACCATCCTCAAGTATTTAGACAACGAAAAGATAGAACTTGATGATTACGGCAGACCCCTCTTTGCTTATGGGGAAACTGTGCATGACAATTGTCCGCGACTCGAACATTATGAAAACGATGAGTTTGTCGAGGAATTCGGCTCCAAGGAAGCCGAGCTTGGATACTGTCTTTATAAAATGGGTTGTAAAGGCCCTGAAACCTATAATAATTGTCCCACTGCAAAATTTAACGATGCGACGAGTTTCCCCATTCAGGCCGGTCATCCCTGCATTGGCTGCAGTGAACCCGGCTTCTGGGACGAAATGACGCCTTTCTACGAAGAAATGTAG
- a CDS encoding sigma-54-dependent Fis family transcriptional regulator has translation MKTKPNPDQAGHEILTQTDRIPADMMWLFTFSRLCRRAMLYAAEASGLLDDIVGAVESQTPYYTVCFKSALYSESGLDVNDLAFFSGTCVKPKTKTPGRVTDTDLPKPVQKRLGLKSGTPITAFYFPINDPCEKGVKYQVFYAPNGYVPDSLEIGVLEELAADLDKTLHRLYRARGVEEQFLALTREKEMYHSVFENTGTGTIIIDPDMLILYVNAKFMDLVGLERNEIENRMRWSQFVVPGDNEMMQNYHYGRRKGLAGIPSEYECRIFAKSGDIRYIDMKVGVIPGTGKSIASFMDITKRKLAQNRLRQSEARLSDIIRTFEGLIYTTSKDYRVEFMNNALQEKAGRSGVGEKCYQVVHGLDAPCPGCHLEEVLSGKTRRWELKSPRDGQWYWSIQSPVYDNRGRIVKAQTIHMDITDRKRREEKISEDADLLRNENIVLRSAMKERYRFENIVGKSRAMQTVYELVGRAAASNAHVIIYGESGTGKELVARAIHNLSNRCEKQFVPVNSGAISENIIESEFFGYRKGAFTGAEKDKEGILGTADGGTLFLDEIGDIGTNLQVKLLRAIEGGGYTPVGGNRVIKPDLRIVAATNKNLKRLVEKGLMREDFFYRVHIIPIRLPALRDRKEDIPLLVDYFLSAFDDGGQIPSMGGKMMEAFLRHDWPGNVRELQNVLHRYMTLGKIDFMGNSSDPRIDGPERVCFIRKSPDFCGPLNGIVAEFEKGIILNALEENQWQKARTAIALGIHRKTLFTKMKKFGLE, from the coding sequence ATGAAAACAAAACCAAACCCGGATCAGGCCGGACATGAGATACTGACGCAAACAGACCGGATCCCGGCGGATATGATGTGGTTGTTCACATTTTCCCGTCTGTGCCGCCGGGCCATGTTGTATGCTGCTGAGGCCTCCGGACTTCTGGATGACATTGTCGGGGCGGTGGAAAGTCAAACACCTTATTATACGGTTTGTTTTAAATCTGCTCTCTATTCTGAATCCGGATTGGATGTGAACGATTTGGCTTTTTTTTCCGGAACGTGTGTAAAACCAAAAACAAAAACCCCGGGGAGGGTCACGGATACGGATCTTCCCAAACCCGTGCAAAAACGTCTTGGTCTGAAAAGCGGGACCCCGATCACGGCGTTTTATTTTCCCATAAATGACCCTTGCGAAAAAGGGGTCAAGTACCAGGTCTTTTATGCCCCTAACGGGTATGTGCCTGATTCACTGGAAATTGGGGTTTTAGAAGAACTTGCGGCAGATCTTGATAAAACCCTGCACCGGCTGTACAGGGCCAGGGGCGTGGAAGAACAGTTCCTGGCGCTGACCCGGGAAAAGGAGATGTACCACAGCGTTTTTGAAAATACCGGTACCGGCACCATCATCATTGATCCGGATATGCTGATTCTTTATGTGAATGCCAAATTTATGGACCTGGTGGGGCTTGAGCGTAACGAAATCGAGAACCGGATGCGGTGGTCCCAGTTTGTGGTGCCCGGCGATAATGAAATGATGCAAAATTACCATTACGGTCGGCGAAAAGGTCTTGCCGGCATCCCCTCCGAGTACGAGTGCCGGATTTTTGCCAAGTCCGGGGACATCCGGTATATCGATATGAAGGTGGGCGTGATTCCCGGGACCGGTAAAAGTATTGCGTCGTTTATGGACATCACAAAAAGAAAACTTGCCCAGAACCGCCTGCGGCAAAGCGAAGCCCGGCTCAGTGATATTATTCGCACCTTTGAGGGATTGATCTATACGACATCCAAGGATTACCGGGTTGAGTTCATGAATAACGCGTTGCAGGAAAAAGCCGGCCGAAGCGGGGTGGGTGAAAAATGTTATCAGGTGGTTCATGGTTTGGACGCCCCCTGTCCCGGGTGTCACCTTGAAGAGGTTCTTTCGGGAAAGACGCGCAGGTGGGAACTGAAAAGCCCCCGGGACGGTCAATGGTACTGGTCCATCCAGTCTCCGGTCTACGATAACCGGGGACGGATTGTCAAAGCCCAGACCATCCATATGGATATCACCGACAGAAAACGCCGGGAGGAGAAGATCAGCGAAGATGCGGATCTGCTTAGAAATGAAAATATCGTCCTTCGGTCCGCCATGAAAGAGCGCTACCGGTTTGAAAACATCGTGGGCAAAAGCCGGGCCATGCAGACGGTGTATGAACTGGTGGGTCGGGCCGCCGCAAGCAACGCCCATGTGATTATCTATGGCGAATCAGGAACCGGAAAAGAACTGGTGGCCCGGGCGATTCACAATTTGAGCAACCGTTGTGAAAAACAGTTTGTGCCCGTCAACAGTGGGGCTATCAGTGAAAATATTATAGAAAGTGAGTTTTTCGGCTACCGCAAGGGGGCGTTCACCGGCGCAGAAAAGGACAAGGAAGGGATTCTTGGCACGGCTGACGGCGGTACTCTGTTCCTGGATGAAATCGGGGATATCGGCACTAATCTCCAGGTCAAACTGCTCCGGGCCATTGAAGGCGGGGGATACACCCCTGTGGGCGGTAACCGGGTGATTAAACCTGATCTGAGAATTGTGGCTGCCACCAACAAGAATCTTAAACGTCTGGTGGAAAAAGGATTGATGCGGGAGGATTTCTTTTACCGGGTGCATATTATCCCCATCCGCCTACCTGCCCTGCGGGACCGTAAGGAGGATATTCCATTGCTGGTAGACTACTTTTTATCCGCCTTTGATGATGGGGGGCAGATTCCCTCCATGGGAGGCAAAATGATGGAGGCCTTTCTCCGGCACGACTGGCCTGGAAATGTCCGGGAACTTCAGAACGTTTTGCACCGTTACATGACCCTGGGGAAAATTGATTTTATGGGCAATTCGTCTGATCCCAGGATAGACGGACCGGAACGGGTCTGTTTTATCCGGAAATCTCCGGATTTTTGCGGGCCTTTGAATGGGATTGTGGCGGAATTTGAAAAGGGGATCATCCTGAACGCCCTGGAGGAGAACCAGTGGCAAAAAGCCAGGACAGCGATTGCCCTGGGGATTCACAGAAAGACCCTGTTTACCAAAATGAAAAAATTTGGACTTGAATAG
- a CDS encoding IS1380 family transposase: MPTTINVKHGNENLVSQSGLLPVGALLKSINFAERFKNLPDVHCVDPNISHGEILSSMLGLICVGKPDYIAIEIFRQDPFFFTQAMGISNCPSQSTLRERIDLIGESANELIKEASVEMIRGKAPAISPVQTSVGNYIPLDLDVSPFDNSKTKKEGVSRTYKGCDGYAPMFGYLGTEGYLINVELRKGSQHCQKNTPAFIQEILKLTRQITQEPLLMRLDSGNDSQDNFEIIKKYEGVDVLVKRNLRKESLDGWFILAQNTENVKLIRCKHKSVWVGQTTVDPKGHALPRPIVFKVTERYEEKGEPLLFPKIEVETYWITITGLSPQEVINLYHDHGTSEQFHSEIKSDIGLERFPSCHFSSNSLILHLALLAYNTLRIIGQISLEEQDENNLPVNRRKTVSRRRLRTVMQDLMYMAGRLIYSGRRWSISFGKINPFAQLAENVLHRLRCSPG; the protein is encoded by the coding sequence ATGCCGACCACTATCAATGTAAAACATGGAAATGAAAACCTTGTCAGTCAAAGCGGATTGCTCCCTGTAGGTGCATTGCTTAAGTCCATTAATTTTGCTGAGCGCTTCAAAAATTTACCGGATGTACATTGTGTTGATCCTAATATTTCTCATGGAGAGATCCTTTCGTCCATGTTAGGACTTATTTGTGTTGGTAAGCCAGACTACATCGCTATTGAAATTTTCAGGCAGGATCCATTTTTTTTTACCCAAGCTATGGGAATCAGCAATTGTCCTTCCCAATCAACCTTGCGTGAACGTATTGACCTGATCGGGGAATCTGCCAATGAACTTATCAAGGAAGCTTCAGTTGAAATGATTCGAGGCAAAGCACCCGCCATTTCACCAGTTCAGACGAGTGTCGGCAATTATATTCCCTTAGACCTGGATGTCAGCCCCTTTGACAATTCAAAAACGAAAAAAGAGGGGGTTTCCAGGACATACAAAGGTTGTGATGGATATGCACCGATGTTCGGATATCTGGGAACTGAAGGATATTTAATCAATGTGGAGCTTAGAAAAGGCAGTCAGCATTGTCAAAAAAACACCCCGGCATTCATTCAAGAAATATTGAAATTAACCAGGCAGATCACCCAAGAACCTCTTCTTATGCGTCTTGATTCAGGAAATGACAGTCAGGATAATTTTGAAATAATAAAAAAATACGAAGGTGTTGATGTCTTGGTTAAGCGCAATTTACGTAAAGAATCTTTGGATGGCTGGTTTATCCTGGCTCAGAATACTGAAAACGTTAAATTGATTCGCTGTAAACACAAAAGTGTGTGGGTCGGGCAAACAACTGTTGACCCCAAAGGGCATGCATTGCCACGTCCGATTGTCTTCAAAGTGACTGAACGATATGAAGAAAAAGGAGAACCCCTGCTTTTTCCCAAAATCGAAGTAGAGACCTATTGGATTACCATAACCGGGCTGAGCCCCCAAGAGGTCATTAATTTATACCATGATCATGGAACCAGTGAACAATTTCACTCAGAAATTAAAAGTGATATTGGGTTAGAACGGTTCCCCAGCTGCCATTTTAGCAGCAACAGCCTGATTCTCCATCTCGCTCTTTTGGCGTACAACACCCTTAGAATCATAGGCCAAATTAGTCTTGAGGAACAGGATGAGAACAATCTTCCGGTCAACCGTAGAAAAACAGTCTCACGAAGGAGGTTAAGAACAGTCATGCAGGACTTAATGTATATGGCCGGCCGTTTAATTTATAGTGGCAGGCGGTGGAGCATTTCATTTGGTAAGATTAACCCATTCGCCCAATTGGCTGAGAACGTATTGCACCGATTACGTTGTTCTCCCGGATAA